A single Triticum dicoccoides isolate Atlit2015 ecotype Zavitan chromosome 2A, WEW_v2.0, whole genome shotgun sequence DNA region contains:
- the LOC119356851 gene encoding BRAP2 RING ZnF UBP domain-containing protein 1-like: MKIPLTRPKLQANQNMFSLRIQSVELPDALAALTVAAVDDVGTSSSAAGGTAASNPISPRSSNPLPSATSATTPLELPGVTSAAPARNPRIHHTRGILHLYRSSSSYASAVAATATPSSSSSGPAAAPLPCDSLLPSWRGTRLLVLAVPTRLTPDDFVRFCGPYVEHASEIRVISDDGVEDRYSVLVEFEDQKSADGFYLDLNGWRFSSSEVEVCHVLFIVAVQYTSSTELAVIPPVGSTELPTCPVCIERLDQDISGIGATNCDHSFQCSCVSMWVSSSCPVCQFCQKLSEAPTNPTCSVCQTSENLWICVICGFVGCGRYKEGHSIRHWKGTQHCYSLDLETQRVWDYVGDSYVHRLNHSKSDVKHAKFSSKCEYPGNNCVNCMHDDSDMGGVMFSSKADTIVDEYNRLLASQLETQREYYEALLSDAKKEREHHISVAVDKTINDKLQELQLKLENTMLEKKKVAEMNEKLTKSQDVWRQTVKGIEERERAQLKLKDDMILDLEEQIKDFRYSIKLQKSIAKSSHADDLKGGMLVPLAMESDSGKGKRSSRTSKRRN; the protein is encoded by the exons ATGAAAATACCCCTGACACGACCGAAACTCCAAGCAAACCAAAACATGTTCAGCCTTCGGATCCAGTCCGTCGAGTTGCCCGACGCCCTCGCcgccctcaccgtcgccgccgtcgacGATGTCGGGACCAGCAGCTCCGCCGCCGGTGGCACAGCCGCATCCAATCCCATCTCCCCGCGCTCCAGCAACCCTCTCCCCTCCGCCACATCCGCCACAACTCCTCTCGAGCTGCCCGGCGTGACCTCCGCCGCGCCCGCACGGAACCCTAGGATCCACCACACCCGCGGCATCCTCCACCTCTACCGCTCCTCTTCCTCCTacgcctccgccgtcgccgccaccgccaccccctcttcctcctcctccggccccGCCGCCGCACCGCTCCCCTGCGACTCTCTGCTCCCG TCATGGCGCGGCACGCGCCTCCTGGTGCTCGCCGTCCCAACCCGCCTCACGCCAGACGACTTCGTCCGCTTCTGCGGCCCCTACGTCGAGCACGCCTCTGAGATCCGTGTCATCAG TGACGATGGGGTAGAGGACCGGTACAGCGTGCTTGTGGAGTTTGAGGATCAGAAGAGTGCCGATGGATTCTACCTGGACCTTAATGGCTGGAGGTTCTCGTCCTCAGAG GTAGAGGTGTGCCATGTTCTGTTTATAGTTGCTGTGCAATACACATCATCCACTGAGTTGGCCGTCATCCCACCGGTTGGATCTACCGAGCTTCCGACTTGTCCTGTTTGCATAG AAAGGTTGGATCAAGACATCAGCGGAATTGGGGCtactaattgtgaccattctttccAGTGTTCATGTGTTTCAATGTGGGTCAGTTCATCTTGTCCG GTTTGTCAGTTCTGTCAGAAGCTGTCTGAAGCTCCTACAAATCCTACATGTTCTGTTTGCCAGACCTCTGAAAACCTGTGGATCTGTGTGATATGTGGTTTTGTTGGATGTGGAAG GTATAAAGAAGGGCATTCAATCAGGCACTGGAAAGGCACTCAGCACTGCTATTCTCTCGATTTGGAAACTCAGCGTGTTTGGGATTATGTTGGTGACAGTTATGTCCATCGACTCAATCACTCAAAAAGCGATGTAAAGCATGCTAAGTTCAGTTCAAAGTGTGAATATCCCGGGAACAACTGTGTGAACTGCATGCACGATGACTCAGATATGGGTGGAGTTATGTTTAGCAGCAAAGCGGACACA ATTGTGGATGAATACAATCGTCTTTTAGCAAGCCAACTTGAAACTCAGCGAGAG TATTACGAAGCTCTTCTATCAGATGCTAAGAAAGAAAGGGAACACCACATTTCTGTTGCCGTGGATAAAACTATAAATGATAAGCTTCAAGAGCTGCAACTTAAGCTTGAAAATACAATGTTGGAGAAAAAGAAAGTTGCTGAA ATGAATGAAAAACTCACGAAGAGCCAGGATGTATGGCGCCAGACAGTAAAAGGAATAGAGGAAAG GGAGAGAGCACAGTTGAAGCTGAAGGATGATATGATTCTTGACCTGGAAGAACAG ATAAAAGACTTCAGATATTCCATTAAGTTACAAAAGTCTATTGCGAAGAGTTCACATGCTGATGATCTCAAAGGAGGTATGCTGGTGCCACTGGCCATGGAATCAGATTCTGGAAAGGGTAAAAGGTCGTCAAGAACAAGCAAGAGAAGGAATTAG
- the LOC119356852 gene encoding receptor-like protein 13, translating into MLHSSSGCFVEERAALLDIRSSLPRAHSLIALDSWGDDDVDDCCSWERVRCNNTTQRVSHLNLSFIFQTHLHDHWYLNLTVLSALHELEYLDLSTNYPCSLAMEGLVGLAKLRYLDLSYNYNAWEGGFPDFIGQIVSLEVLALNNNYMTGGLPSAAVENLRNLRQLKMSVNRLNGSLPASLFALPHLKFLDLYNNRFDGHIPIDSSMVPISLEVLDLSWNRLNGTLPVRAFKHIRSLNLGHNQLSGSLPVSLFALPQLNYLDLSHNYFEGHFPTSVSSEPVQLEVLHLESNMLSGALPTERETKNLQNLRELYLSSNQFSGSIPTSLFSLPHIEQLNLSNNLLGGSILINPSSNLSLSLKSLRFSQNNLSGRLSFISLQSLTKLEEIDLSGNVNLAVDISISGWTPPFQLKQLLLSGCDLDKNIIAEPHFLRTQRRLQVLHLSNNNLSGSMPNWLFTKEATLLDLNLGNNSLTGSLDPVWHTQSSLGVIKIHMNHITGQLPANLSSMFPGLTVLDFSSNDLFGHIPTSICEISSMQLIDLSNNKLSGEVPACVFNYPGLNLLKVSNNRLGGPIFGGMNNLSSIYELWLDGNKFKGTLPHDLAGQSIRVIDLHDNELSGELNTSFWNLPSLSALNLAGNRLTGKIDQHICGFTRILLLDLSHNNLTGSVPNSCFIVLNFLNLTGNSLSGDISFLLFNTSSLIALDIRHNQFMGNLNWVSYLENIRLLSLGGNKFEGQITPTLCRLMYLRILDFSHNKLSGSLPACIGNLSFKGDRDDAIFQSVYKGYKYDYFSVYDLRGFTFATKGNIYTYGRNFFNSMAGIDLSANMLGGEIPWELGNLRHIKSLNLSSNFFVGPIPTTFGGMEEIESLDLSHNELSGPMPWQLTQLSSLGAFSVAYNNLSGCIPNSGQLSSFSMDSYLPNTNLHNITQGDTCAAPGPDPAVGKDVEETPSDPVLYVVTAAGFVLAFWATIGFSFCHPYGRSVMLKL; encoded by the exons ATGCTTCACTCGTCCTCTGGCTGCTTCGTGGAGGAGAGGGCTGCTCTACTTGACATCCGGTCTTCCCTGCCGAGAGCGCATTCCCTGATTGCGCTTGATTCATGGggggatgatgatgttgatgactgCTGCTCGTGGGAGCGCGTGAGATGCAACAATACAACACAGCGAGTGTCTCATCTCAACCTTTCTTTCATATTTCAAACTCATTTACACGATCATTGGTATTTAAACTTGACGGTGTTGTCTGCACTACATGAGCTTGAATACCTTGATCTATCAACCAACTATCCCTGTTCGCTAGCCATGGAAG GTTTAGTTGGACTAGCCAAACTTCGATATCTCGACCTCAGTTACAATTACAATGCATGGGAAGGGGGGTTTCCAGATTTTATTGGGCAAATTGTTTCACTGGAAGTTTTAGCTCTCAACAATAACTACATGACCGGAGGTCTTCCAAGCGCAG CTGTTGAGAATCTCAGAAACTTGCGACAACTGAAGATGTCTGTGAATAGATTGAACGGAAGCCTCCCAGCTTCGCTATTTGCACTTCCTCACCTAAAGTTCCTAGATCTCTACAATAACAGGTTCGATGGGCATATTCCAATAGACTCATCCATGGTACCAATTTCACTGGAAGTACTAGATCTCAGTTGGAATCGCCTCAACGGAACTCTCCCGGTTAGAG CTTTTAAACACATCAGGAGCTTGAATTTGGGTCACAACCAGTTGAGCGGATCTCTCCCTGTGTCATTATTTGCACTTCCTCAGCTGAATTACCTAGATCTCTCGCATAATTACTTTGAGGGACATTTTCCTACTAGTGTGTCTTCAGAACCAGTTCAGCTTGAAGTCTTACATCTAGAGTCTAATATGTTGAGTGGAGCTCTTCCGACTGAACGAG AAACTAAAAATCTTCAAAACCTACGAGAGTTGTATTTGAGTTCCAACCAATTCAGCGGAAGCATTCCAACATCCTTGTTTTCGCTTCCACATATTGAACAGTTGAATCTCTCAAATAATTTGTTGGGAGGGTCAATCCTGATAAATCCTTCTTCCAATCTTTCATTGTCGCTTAAGAGTCTTCGTTTTTCTCAAAACAATTTGAGTGGTAGACTTTCTTTCATTTCACTTCAAAGCCTCACAAAACTAGAAGAGATAGACCTTTCAGGCAATGTTAACCTAGCTGTTGACATTAGTATTTCCGGATGGACACCTCCGTTCCAATTGAAACAACTGCTCCTCTCTGGTTGTGACCTTGACAAGAACATTATTGCGGAACCACATTTTTTACGCACACAGCGTCGTTTACAGGTGCTTCATTTGTCCAATAATAACTTGTCAGGTAGCATGCCAAATTGGTTGTTTACTAAGGAAGCAACGCTACTGGATCTAAATCTTGGGAATAACTCGCTAACTGGATCTCTGGACCCAGTATGGCATACCCAATCTTCACTTGGTGTTATCAAGATACACATGAACCATATCACAGGACAGCTGCCGGCCAACCTCAGCTCAATGTTTCCAGGCTTGACTGTTCTAGATTTTTCTAGTAATGACTTGTTTGGGCACATACCAACGTCAATATGTGAGATCAGCTCCATGCAACTTATAGACCTATCAAACAACAAACTTTCTGGGGAGGTTCCAGCTTGTGTTTTCAATTATCCCGGGCTAAACCTCTTGAAGGTCTCAAACAACAGGCTTGGTGGTCCGATTTTTGGTGGGATGAATAATCTGTCCAGCATATATGAATTGTGGTTGGATGGTAACAAATTTAAAGGAACATTGCCTCATGATCTGGCAGGACAGTCTATAAGAGTCATTGATTTGCATGACAACGAGCTGTCTGGGGAACTCAATACGTCATTTTGGAATCTGCCCTCTTTGTCAGCCCTGAATCTTGCTGGAAACCGTTTAACTGGCAAAATTGATCAACACATTTGTGGCTTCACAAGAATTCTCCTTCTAGATTTATCGCACAACAACCTTACAGGGTCTGTACCAAACAGTTGCTTCATTGTGCTGAATTTTCTTAACCTTACTGGGAACTCTTTATCTGGCGATATCTCTTTTCTCCTCTTCAACACATCAAGTCTGATTGCTTTGGATATCAGACACAATCAGTTCATGGGCAACCTTAATTGGGTAAGTTACCTAGAAAACATTAGGCTACTTTCGCTGGGCGGAAATAAGTTTGAAGGGCAGATCACTCCAACCTTGTGCAGACTCATGTACTTGAGGATACTTGATTTTTCACATAACAAGCTTTCAGGTTCTCTGCCAGCATGTATTGGTAATCTCTCTTTCAAAGGTGATAGGGACGATGCAATTTTTCAGTCAGTATATAAGGGTTATAAGTATGACTACTTCAGTGTCTATGACTTAAGAGGCTTCACCTTTGCTACCAAAGGAAATATCTACACGTACGGTCGCAATTTCTTCAATTCAATGGCTGGAATCGACTTATCTGCAAACATGTTGGGTGGAGAAATTCCTTGGGAGCTAGGGAATCTGAGGCATATCAAATCCCTTAATCTGTCCAGCAATTTCTTTGTTGGCCCGATCCCAACAACCTTTGGCGGCATGGAGGAGATAGAAAGCTTGGACCTCTCCCACAATGAGCTGAGTGGACCAATGCCTTGGCAGTTAACCCAGCTATCATCATTGGGGGCGTTCTCTGTGGCATACAACAACTTGTCAGGATGCATACCAAACTCTGGTCAGCTCAGCTCATTCAGCATGGACAGCTACCTACCCAACACCAACCTTCACAACATTACTCAGGGGGATACCTGTGCTGCTCCCGGTCCAGATCCTGCTGTGGGGAAAGATGTGGAAGAGACGCCCAGTGACCCAGTTCTATATGTGGTCACAGCTGCCGGCTTTGTGTTGGCATTTTGGGCCACTATTGGATTCTCGTTTTGCCATCCTTACGGAAGATCTGTAATGCTCAAGTTGTAG